One Rickettsia akari str. Hartford genomic window, GTAACCTATAAAACACAAAAAATTTTTTGAGTAAAAAATTTAATTTATTTTAGGAGAATAAATAATGTTAAATAATACACTATTTTTAGATTTAATGAAATCATATATGAATCCGGAATTTTATATGAGTGCTATGAAAAATATCCCTAGTGTAGATCTTTCATCTATCACAAATACAATGCAACGAGCTATGAATATTCTTTTCACAACTAACCAAATTGCTACAGAAAGCATGCTATCTTTGCTTAAGAAAAATTCCGAGATTACACAAAATAATGTTAATACTATTTTGAATACTACTAAAGAAGCAGCAAATTCTAAAGATTTCAAACAAGCTAGTGAATGTCAGCAAAAATATTTAAAATCTATTTATGAAACCTCTATGGATAACGCTAAGGAATTATCAAGTATTGCTTATGAGTCTTCACACAAAATATTTGAAGCCGCAAATAAGCATATTGCCGAAAATATTCATCATGCTTCTAATAATATGCAGAATATGGCAGAACAAGTACAAAAAAATTTTAATAAGAAATCTGCGTAATTTTTAACTATTTTTCTATGTCATCCATGCGAAAGCAGGAATCCATCGTAAAGCGAGATAAATCGGGTTTTTAATTTCAAAAATTTGCTGCTTTTATACTTTTTTTAGATTCCTGCTTTTATAGGCATGACGTGAGAATCATACAGCAACACTTTGCATCAATTACTAGCCTTTCTGTGTAACCAATTTTGTAAATAAGACTCTGCTACCTCCTGATCTTCTATAGCAATCACATTTTCGGCATTACGTTTGTCGGCAGCAGCCGTGAAATTAAACGAACCGGTTATTACTTGCTTTTTATCAATAATTATAACTTTATTATGAGCAATTCCCGGTACTTTATCTATACCTACATCAATTTTTGCTTGTTGTAATTCGTGTAATTTAGAAAATTTCTGCTTTAAATTACTACGATCAAGCAATATTCTAACTTTTACTCCTCGCATCTGTGCATTAATAAGTGCAGTAGTAATTAACGCATCGCTCATACCGTATGCCTGCATATAAATAGATTCTTCAGCTTTATCTATCTGATTGGCTATAAACTTAGTACAACCGGCAGGTGGAGTAAAACACGTACTAACTTTACTTCTTGCAGGCTCTGAAATATTGTAATGCTTTATTTGTGGAGCAGATAAAGCGAATGATTTTTGATTTATTAGATTAGTAAAATAATCAGGATTCTGTCCATCAATACCTAAAGCAACGCCCAAGATAAAGGCAATAGATATTTCTATAAATTTATTATTTTTTCTCTTCATGACTTATTTATATTTTAGGCGTTGTGTGTATGGATCAAGAAACACACATTGTCATTCACGCGTAGGCGGGAATGACAATGAAGTAATAACACCTACTTCCTTACGTAACTGCCAGGTGCTTCTTCAATAGCCTCTAGATTCTGATAATCTACAGAATCTACTAGCTTATTATCATTATTTTTTATAAGCCAATCAAGCCAATAATTCCACCATGAGCCTTCATATTCCGTAGCCTTTATAAGCCACTCATGACTACTTAAACTTAAGTCATCGTTAAGCCGATAATGATATTTAGCAATCGCAGGAGGATTAACTACACCTGCTACATGCCCTGAATCAGCGAGACAAAAAATCTTATGTCCGTTTAATAATTTGACTCCATCATATATTGAACGCCATGGAGCTATATGATCTTCTTTTGCGGCTACGAAAAAAGTGTTGCAATCAACTTTTCCAAGATCTATTGTTGCCCCGAGTACCTCTAAATTATTAGACTCTTTTAGCAAGTTATTACAATATGTATTGTGTAAATATTCCTCATACATTTTGGCCGGCAAGTTAGTAGAATCCGCATTCCAATATAGCAAATCAAAAGGCATAGGTTTTTCACCAAGCAAATAATTATTGATAAAAAATGTCCAAATTAGATCATTTGCCCTTAGCAAACTAAAACTATTTGATAAATATTGTCCATCAAAATAGCCCTTTAGCTTTATATCTTCTTTAATGTAATTAATTGTAGCTTCATTAAAAAATATTCCAAGCTCGCCCGGGTGAGTATAATCAAGCAAAGTAGTAAAGAAAGTGCTACTGTGAACAGCATCTATTTTTTTTACTTTTAAGTAGGCTATGATTATAGCAAGGAACGTACCACCCATGCAATAGCCGACAAAATCAATTTTCTCAAAACCAAGATTTCTAACATACTCAAAAGGAGCTAAAATGCCGTCTTTTAAGTAATCCTCAAAGCCTTTTTCCGATAGAGATATATCAGGGTTAACCCATGAAATAAGAAAAACTTGCAAATTATTTTCTACCAAAAAAGATACTAGCGAATTATGCGGAGATAAATCGAGTATATAATATTTATTTATACATGGCGGAATAATAAATATCGGAATCTGATAAGTTTTCTTTTTCGGCTCATAACATATTAGCTGCATTAAGTCATTTTGGAATATAACTTTTCCTTTTGTTGCCGCAATATTGTGACCGAGTTTAAATGCTGATTTATCAGTAGTTTTAATATTTAATATATCGCCTGAACTTTTTATATCGCTTAAGAAATTTTCTAATCCCTGTACTAGATTTTGACCGCCGCTTTCTAACGTCTTACGTAAAACTTTTGGATTACAAAAAGCAAAATTTGAAGGTGAAAAAGCATCAATAAAATGTTTAGTTACAAACTCTAAATGTTGCTTGAGATCATTTGATAGCACATATTGTTCTATATTCTTCTTAAGCCACTCACTAGATAGTAAATAATATTGTTTAACAAAGTCAAAATAAGCATTATCCTCCCATGAAGAATCTTTAAATCTTTTATCTCGATTATCCGGAGAAAATACAGCTTTTGCCGGACTACCGACAAATTTTGCAAAGCTATTCGTTGTAAGCTCTCTTAACTTATCAATATATTCAATATTAATCTGACAAAATTTTTCAGGATTTGAACAAAATTGTTCGACCATTAAAGAAGCTATAATCCTGTTTTTATCACTTTCAATTAGGCTCCTAGTGATCATACTCCCTTTGCCTTGCATGAAATGCAAAATAAGCTCTTGATATTTATCGGCAATTTCTTTGAAATTATTAATTATCGTCTCGTGCGATATGTTATACATGTTTAGTTCTGATAATGTTATATGATTTGTATGGCTCTCTATGTCATTCCCGTCTCCGCGCTGGAATGAACATAGAACAACCTAGATCTTTAAACCATCCCACATACTATCAACCTTGTCGATCACTTCTTGACTCATTTCTATTTTTTTACCCCATTTTCTATTTGTCTCAGGGTATATTTTATCTGTTGCATCTATTCCCATTTTACTACCAAGACCTGACTTGGGTGATGCAAAGTCCAAATAATCTATCGGAGAATTATCTATAAAGCTCGTATCACGTTTTGGATCGCTTCTTGTCGCTATTGCCCAAATCACTTCTTGCCAATTACGAACATCAATATCATCATCTACAATGATAATAAACTTACTATACATAAATTGCCGTAAGTAAGACCAAATACCAAGCATTATTCTTTTAGCATGACCGGGATAGGATTTTTTAATCGATACTACTGCAACCCTATATGAACAACCTTCAGGTGGAAGCCAAAAATCTACTATTTCCGGAAATTGTTGTTGCAAAATAGGAATAAAAATTTCATTTAATGCTTCACCTAAGATTGATGGCTCATCAGGTGGTTTTCCCGTATAAGTACTTAAATACATAGGATTTTTCTTCATTGTTATTGCAGTGACGGTAAATACAGGAAATTCTTCAATATCATTATAATATCCGGTATGATCCCCAAAAGGCCCTTCAGGCAAATACTCCTCTAAACTTACATAGCCTTCTAACACTATTTCGCTATGTGCCGGTACTTTGAAGTCAATAGTTTTACATTGTACCAGCTCTATTTTTTCATTACCGAGTAAACCTGCAAAATTATATTCTGAAACATTCTCAGGTATCGGCGTAACCGCTGCCAAAGTTACCGCTGGATTTGCCCCAAGCACGATGGCAGCAGGAAACGGCTCTTTTTTTGCTTCTTTCCAACGTTTATGATGCTCTGCTCCGCCTCGTAACTTTAACCAACGCATCAATAGCTTATTAGGAGCTATTGTTTGCATCCTATATATACCAAGGTTATAATTATCCACCTTATCTTTTGTTGGACCTTTAGTAACTACTATACCCCAAGTAATTAAAGGCGAAATATCCTCAGGCCAACATTTTTGAATCGGTAATATATTGATATTCGGTTTGTCAATGATGACTTCATGACAAGCTGCTTTTGATATTGTTTTAGGAGACATAGCAAAGATACGCTTAGCAAGAGGTAACATTGATAATGTTTCTTTAAAAGATGCAGGAGGTTGTGGATGCTTAAGTAATGCTAGTAAAACGCCAAGTTCTCTTAATTCTTTGGGTGATTTAAGGTTAAGCCCCATGCAAATGCGGTAGATACTAGCATAAAGATTAGTTAGGACTGGTATAGTGGATTTACTTCCATCAACTTTTATAACATTTTCAAAAAGTAATGCAGGTCCGCCTTGTGCTAATGCTCTTCTGCTAATCTCGGTAATTTCTAGGTCAGTTTTTACCTCAAGAGAAATACGCTTTAACTCACCATTTTTTTCTAAAAATTTTAAAAACTCCGGTAAATCTTTAAAGCTCATAGTTCTATTTTTTTTGTTTTATTTTGGTCTCTTTATTATGTCATTTCCACATGGCGTTTGCGTTGTGGCATGGATACCAGACTCGTCGTTGCGAGGAGCGAAGCGACGTGGCAATCCAGTAAAAATAATTAAATGCTAAACATTAGTATTTTTAACCGGATTGCTACGTCAATTACTTCGTAATTTCCTCGCAATGACGATTTCCC contains:
- a CDS encoding phasin family protein produces the protein MLNNTLFLDLMKSYMNPEFYMSAMKNIPSVDLSSITNTMQRAMNILFTTNQIATESMLSLLKKNSEITQNNVNTILNTTKEAANSKDFKQASECQQKYLKSIYETSMDNAKELSSIAYESSHKIFEAANKHIAENIHHASNNMQNMAEQVQKNFNKKSA
- the pld gene encoding phospholipase D — encoded protein: MKRKNNKFIEISIAFILGVALGIDGQNPDYFTNLINQKSFALSAPQIKHYNISEPARSKVSTCFTPPAGCTKFIANQIDKAEESIYMQAYGMSDALITTALINAQMRGVKVRILLDRSNLKQKFSKLHELQQAKIDVGIDKVPGIAHNKVIIIDKKQVITGSFNFTAAADKRNAENVIAIEDQEVAESYLQNWLHRKASN
- a CDS encoding PHA/PHB synthase family protein — its product is MYNISHETIINNFKEIADKYQELILHFMQGKGSMITRSLIESDKNRIIASLMVEQFCSNPEKFCQINIEYIDKLRELTTNSFAKFVGSPAKAVFSPDNRDKRFKDSSWEDNAYFDFVKQYYLLSSEWLKKNIEQYVLSNDLKQHLEFVTKHFIDAFSPSNFAFCNPKVLRKTLESGGQNLVQGLENFLSDIKSSGDILNIKTTDKSAFKLGHNIAATKGKVIFQNDLMQLICYEPKKKTYQIPIFIIPPCINKYYILDLSPHNSLVSFLVENNLQVFLISWVNPDISLSEKGFEDYLKDGILAPFEYVRNLGFEKIDFVGYCMGGTFLAIIIAYLKVKKIDAVHSSTFFTTLLDYTHPGELGIFFNEATINYIKEDIKLKGYFDGQYLSNSFSLLRANDLIWTFFINNYLLGEKPMPFDLLYWNADSTNLPAKMYEEYLHNTYCNNLLKESNNLEVLGATIDLGKVDCNTFFVAAKEDHIAPWRSIYDGVKLLNGHKIFCLADSGHVAGVVNPPAIAKYHYRLNDDLSLSSHEWLIKATEYEGSWWNYWLDWLIKNNDNKLVDSVDYQNLEAIEEAPGSYVRK
- a CDS encoding UbiD family decarboxylase yields the protein MSFKDLPEFLKFLEKNGELKRISLEVKTDLEITEISRRALAQGGPALLFENVIKVDGSKSTIPVLTNLYASIYRICMGLNLKSPKELRELGVLLALLKHPQPPASFKETLSMLPLAKRIFAMSPKTISKAACHEVIIDKPNINILPIQKCWPEDISPLITWGIVVTKGPTKDKVDNYNLGIYRMQTIAPNKLLMRWLKLRGGAEHHKRWKEAKKEPFPAAIVLGANPAVTLAAVTPIPENVSEYNFAGLLGNEKIELVQCKTIDFKVPAHSEIVLEGYVSLEEYLPEGPFGDHTGYYNDIEEFPVFTVTAITMKKNPMYLSTYTGKPPDEPSILGEALNEIFIPILQQQFPEIVDFWLPPEGCSYRVAVVSIKKSYPGHAKRIMLGIWSYLRQFMYSKFIIIVDDDIDVRNWQEVIWAIATRSDPKRDTSFIDNSPIDYLDFASPKSGLGSKMGIDATDKIYPETNRKWGKKIEMSQEVIDKVDSMWDGLKI